In the Candidatus Cloacimonas sp. genome, TAAAGCAATTAGCTGTTATGGAATTTTGGAACCTGCCGGTGTTATTGGAGGTGATTTATATGATTTCTTTCCGGTGGATGAATCCCAATTCTTGTTTGTAATCGCTGATGTGGCTGGTAAAGGTATTGTAGCTGCAATGACAATGACTATGGTATCCACTTATCTGAGGACAATATCCACTTATCATTACACTGCCAGTGAAATATTACAAAATTTGAATAACTTTTTATGCAAACAATCGTCTGTTTCCAATTTTGTAACGGCACTTTTGGGAATTATTGATTTGGAAAAAGGAGAACTGGAATTTTCTAATGCGGGACATACTCCTTTGATTATCAAAAAGAAGGGTAATCGCTATAAAATATATTCTGAAACACATTCTACCCCCTTGGGCGTGTTTGAAAATATGCAAATTGGCTCTTCCAATTTGATGTTAGATAAAGGTGATGAACTGATTCTGTTTACGGATGGCATTACGGAAACTATGGATGAAGCAGAGGACTTCTTGGGTATTAAAGGCGTAGTAAAAATAATCAGAGAACTATCAACCGACAGTCCTGAACAAACTGCTACGCAAATTATCCAAAAAGTTCATAACTTCGCTAAAAATGCTGCCGTCAGAGATGATATAACCATTCTGGTAATTGATTATTGGCGTGCTTGAAAAATGTTATCGATTTTGTATTATTTAGTTATTCTGCCCCTGCTTCTAAAATCATTTTTACTGCCAAAGCGACTGGTATATTTCCATTGGCGACTTCATCTTTCAGCTGAGTAACTAAACTTTTTACTTTTTCTTTACGATAGAAATTATGCAGAACTGATTCATCTATTAGATTGTGAAACCATTCAATATTTTGTTCTCTTCTGCGTTTAGCAAAATATCCATTTTTTTGAGTAAGTTCTTGGAAAGCAGAGATATTTTCCCAGATACTCGCTAAACCGGTTTTATTTATGGCAGAACAAGCAAGAACTTTAGTTTGCCAATCTTGGGTGGCGTTTCGGATATAATGTAATACATTCTGAAGTTCCTGTTTGGCAAGTTCCGTTCTTGGTATATTATCTCCATCTGCTTTGTTAAATACAATAAGATCTGCAAGTTCTATAATTCCTCTCTTAATGCCCTGAAGTTCATCTCCCGCTCCTGCAATTTGCATAAGTAGGAAAAAATCTACCATTGAACGAACCGTGATTTCCGATTGTCCAACTCCTACGGTCTCGATTAAAATTATGTCATAACCAGCTGCTTCACAAAGAATTATCGTTTCTCTTGTCTTTCTTGCCACCCCTCCCAAAATGCCTGCACTGGGAGAAGGACGAATAAAACTGCTAATATTTTGAGATAATATTTCCATTCTGGTTTTATCACCTAAAATACTTCCTTTGCTGAGAGTGGAGCTGGGATCAATAGCTAAAACGGCAACTTTGTGACCTTTCTCAATTAAATATAAGCCAAAATTTTCTATAAAGGTGCTCTTTCCTACGCCCGGAATTCCTGTTATGCCAATCCGAATGGACTTTCCAGAAAAAGGCAGAAGTTCTTTGATTAACTCCTGCCCCATTTCAAAATGTTTTTCGGCATTACTCTCGATTAAAGTAATTGCTTTGGCAAGTAATGTTCTATCGGATTTTAAAACTCCGTTAACCAGCGCATCCAGATTATAGTGTTTCTCTTTAACTAAATGAGCAATAGGAGGATGAACTGTCTTTTTTCCTTCTATGATACTGCTGGTAAATTCTTTACCACTATTGGCAGGAGTCCATTCTGGTTTGCGTTTGTTATTCATTCAAATGCGCTAAAAGCTTCTCCATAATCTTTTTAGCGGATTCAGGCAATTTTGTTCCTGGACCAAATATAAAGGAAGCACCGTTTTGATATAGAAATTCGTAATCCTGAGGAGGAATAACTCCACCCACAGTTACCATTATATCTTCCCTGCCATATTTTTT is a window encoding:
- the meaB gene encoding methylmalonyl Co-A mutase-associated GTPase MeaB gives rise to the protein MNNKRKPEWTPANSGKEFTSSIIEGKKTVHPPIAHLVKEKHYNLDALVNGVLKSDRTLLAKAITLIESNAEKHFEMGQELIKELLPFSGKSIRIGITGIPGVGKSTFIENFGLYLIEKGHKVAVLAIDPSSTLSKGSILGDKTRMEILSQNISSFIRPSPSAGILGGVARKTRETIILCEAAGYDIILIETVGVGQSEITVRSMVDFFLLMQIAGAGDELQGIKRGIIELADLIVFNKADGDNIPRTELAKQELQNVLHYIRNATQDWQTKVLACSAINKTGLASIWENISAFQELTQKNGYFAKRRREQNIEWFHNLIDESVLHNFYRKEKVKSLVTQLKDEVANGNIPVALAVKMILEAGAE